The genomic DNA GGCGTTCTTCGCCAACAAACCGACCAACATGATCAAGGCGATCTGCATATAGATATTGTTGGACATCGTACCTAAGATCATCTTCAAAGCCGGGATATTACCCAAAGCAGCCCACCCCTGCACGAACAGGAAGCTACCCATCAAACCGAACGGAATGGAAAGCAATACTGCCAACGGCAGAATATAACTTTCATACTGGGCGCTCAGCAGCAAATAAACGAAGACGAAACAGAGCAGGAAGATCAAACCGGTCGTGCTGCCGCTGGTTTCAGCCTCTTCACGTGCCATACCACCCAACTCGTATCCGAAACCGGTCGGAAGCGTCGTACCGGCAACCTCCTCGATCGCTTTCAATGCCTGGCCACTGGTGTATCCATCCGCCGGCGCAACCATCACTTTAATAGATGTATACATATTGAAACGGCTGATGATATCCGGTCCATACACTTTCTTGATAGACACGAACTGCGAGATTGGAGCCATTTCGTTTCCATTGCGGACTTTGATATTCTTCAACGATTCCAAATTGGTACGCAAAGCCGGATCAGCCTGGACCATCACACGGTACATCTTACCGAAACGGTTGAAGTTGGAGGCATACAAACCACCGTAATATCCCTGCATGGTTGCCAGAATATCACTCGGACTGATCCCTACTTTCTTACAGGCAGCCGCATCGATATCGATCATATACTGCGGGAAGTTAGGGTTGAAGGTACTCTGTGCCGACTTGATTTCAGGACGCGCTGTCAAAGCAGCCATATATTGCTTCGTCACATCGAAGAATTTTTCCAGATCACCACCAGTCTTATCCTGCATGTTCAACTCGATATCACTGGATGCGGAATACCCTGGGATCATAGGCGGAGTAAAGAACAGCACCTGTGCATCCTTCACAATCTTTTGCGCACGCATGAACAAACTGCCATACACAATATCCGAACTCTGCATCATGGAACGTTCTTCCCAATCTTTCAACTTGATAATGAACGAACCGTATGAAGGCCCCTGGCCACCGATAAAGCTGAAACCAATAATGGCCGTACGCGATTTGACTGCCGGGTCGGCAGCGATCAGGCTGTCCACCTTGTTCATCACCTCTATCGTACGTTCCTGGGATGTTCCCGGAGGCAGCGTCACCGCTCCCATGATCGTACCGGTATCTTCATTCGGAACCATACCTGTCGGGGTCACATTCATCAAAACAACAAGCAGGACGATACATCCGGCAACGATACCAAACGAAAGCCATTTCTTTTGGATAAAGAATACAACACGTTTTTTATAGCTGTTCAGCAAAGAGTCGTATGCGGCATTGAAAGAAGAGTGGAAACGGGAGACGAAAGTCGATTTCTTCTCATGCCCTTCTTCGTGCGGCTTCAAGAACATCGCACACAGAGCCGGACTCAGCGTCAAGGCGTTCAATGCAGACAAACCGATCGAGATAGCCATCGTCAAACCGAACTGGCGATAGAATGTACCGGCCGTACCGCTCATGAAACTTACCGGAATAAACACGGACATCATGACCAACGTAATGGAGACGATAGCACCGCCCAGCTCGTTCATGGCATCGATAGAAGCCAGTTTCGCTGATTTGTATCCCTGGTCCAACTTGGCATGGACACCCTCGACGACCACGATCGCATCATCGACCACGATCGCAATGGCGAGCACCATAGCACAAAGAGTCAGCAAGTTCAAGCTAAAGCCGATCAGCGATAGCATAAAGAACGTACCGATCAATGCTACCGGGATCGCGATAGCCGGAATCAAAGTCGAACGTAAATCCTGCAAGAAGATATACACAACGATGAATACCAGGATGAAAGCTTCAATCAATGTCTTGAGCACCTCGTGAATAGAAGCGTACAAGAAGTCGTTGGCATTCATACCGACGTCGATCTTCAAGCCCGGAGGCAATATCTTTTCTGTTTCTTCCAGCAGGTTCTGGATGTTATTGATGGTTTCCGTCGCATTGGTTCCTGCCATCTGATAAACGATACAGGTTACGGCACTATGACCGTTTACTTTATTGACAAAGTTATAAGTCAGACGTCCCAATTCGATATCGGCGATATCTTTCAAACGGAGCACTTCACCATCCGGCAAAGCTTTCACGACCATGTTCTCAAATTCGCTTACTTCCTGCAAACGTCCCTTATAACGGATCGTATACTGGAAACTCTGGTTACCCCGTTCACCAAACGAACCAGGAGCGGCTTCCACGTTCTGCTCAGCCAAGACACCTGCAACATCATTCGGAACCAGTTTATACTGTGCCATCACATCCGGCTTCAACCAAATACGCATGGAGTAGTCGGTTCCTAACACATTCGCATCCCCCACACCTGGTACACGCTGTACTTCCGGAA from Parabacteroides merdae ATCC 43184 includes the following:
- a CDS encoding efflux RND transporter permease subunit — protein: MKLDRFINRPVLSTVISILIVILGILGLLSLPITQYPDIAPPTVSVKATYTGANAQTVLNSVIAPLEDQINGVENMMYMTSSASNNGSAEISIYFKQGTDPDMAAVNVQNRVSMAQGLLPAEVTQIGVTTQKRQNSMLIVFSVYDAEDRYDQRFIENYAKINLIPEVQRVPGVGDANVLGTDYSMRIWLKPDVMAQYKLVPNDVAGVLAEQNVEAAPGSFGERGNQSFQYTIRYKGRLQEVSEFENMVVKALPDGEVLRLKDIADIELGRLTYNFVNKVNGHSAVTCIVYQMAGTNATETINNIQNLLEETEKILPPGLKIDVGMNANDFLYASIHEVLKTLIEAFILVFIVVYIFLQDLRSTLIPAIAIPVALIGTFFMLSLIGFSLNLLTLCAMVLAIAIVVDDAIVVVEGVHAKLDQGYKSAKLASIDAMNELGGAIVSITLVMMSVFIPVSFMSGTAGTFYRQFGLTMAISIGLSALNALTLSPALCAMFLKPHEEGHEKKSTFVSRFHSSFNAAYDSLLNSYKKRVVFFIQKKWLSFGIVAGCIVLLVVLMNVTPTGMVPNEDTGTIMGAVTLPPGTSQERTIEVMNKVDSLIAADPAVKSRTAIIGFSFIGGQGPSYGSFIIKLKDWEERSMMQSSDIVYGSLFMRAQKIVKDAQVLFFTPPMIPGYSASSDIELNMQDKTGGDLEKFFDVTKQYMAALTARPEIKSAQSTFNPNFPQYMIDIDAAACKKVGISPSDILATMQGYYGGLYASNFNRFGKMYRVMVQADPALRTNLESLKNIKVRNGNEMAPISQFVSIKKVYGPDIISRFNMYTSIKVMVAPADGYTSGQALKAIEEVAGTTLPTGFGYELGGMAREEAETSGSTTGLIFLLCFVFVYLLLSAQYESYILPLAVLLSIPFGLMGSFLFVQGWAALGNIPALKMILGTMSNNIYMQIALIMLVGLLAKNAILIVEFALDRRRMGMSITWAAVLGAAARLRPILMTSLAMVVGLLPMMFAFGVGAHGNRTLGTAAIGGMFIGMIFQIFIVPVLFVVFQYLQEKFKPIEWEDLDNSDMNTEIEQYAKTK